The following are encoded in a window of Thunnus albacares chromosome 9, fThuAlb1.1, whole genome shotgun sequence genomic DNA:
- the exoc1 gene encoding exocyst complex component 1 isoform X1, with protein MTAIKHALQRDIFTPNDERLLGIVNVCKAGKKKKNCFLCATVTTERPVQVKVVKVKKSDKGDFYKRQQTWELRDLTEVDAKDASKENPEFDLHFEKVYRWLASSTAEKNSFISCIWKLNQRYLRKKVEFVNVSSQLLEELPKAEESVPSGESQSVAGGDEDALDDYQELSTREEQDIESMMEVCEYAISNAEAFAEQLSKELQVLDGANIQSIMASEKQVNILMQLLDEALSEVDTIEGKLSSYEEMLQSVKEQMDQISQSNRLIQISNTNNGKLLDEIQFLVNYMDLSKGHIRALQEGDLTSPKGIEACINASEALLQCMNVALRPGHDKLAAVKQQQHLFTELRDTFARRLTNHLNNVFVHQFNHFSHFKMTIPQFYRSSCLSLPGHDQSSTLSQHTAELTLPKHSPLHRDLLRYAKLMEWLKNTHREKYEGLSRTYVDYMSRLYEREIKDFFEVAKIKMAGTTKEAKGKFATLPRKESALKQETESLHGSSGKLTGSTSSLNKLTVQGSNSRRSQSSSLLDMGNMSASDLDVADRTKFDKIFEQVLSELEPLCLAEQDFISKFFKLQQHPTVTPPLAQPETEELDGSMPSRMPPQAEHRHSLSSEKDMVRLMMNKIFQSIETELNSLIALGDKIDSFNSLYMLVKMSHHVWTAENVDPASYLSTTLGNVLVTVKRNFDKCISGQIRQMEEVKISKKSKVGILPFVTGFEEFAELAETIFRNAERRGDLDKAYVKLIRAVFMNVEKVANESQKTPRDVVMMENFHHIFSTLSRLKISCLDAERREAKHKYTDHLQSYVINSLGQPLEKLNHFFEGVEARVAQGVREEEVSYQLAFNKQELRKVIKEYPGKEVKKGLDNLYKKVDKHLCEEESLLQVVWHSMQDEFIRQYKHFEDLIGRCYPGSGITMEFTIQDMLEYFSSIAQSH; from the exons ATGACAGCCATCAAGCACGCTCTCCAGAGGGACATCTTCACACCCAATGACGAGCGTCTCCTGGGCATCGTTAATGTCTGCAAGGcggggaagaaaaagaagaactgCTTCTTGTGTGCAACGG TCACCACAGAGAGACCCGTGCAAGTGAAAGTTGTTAAGGTGAAGAAATCTGACAAAGGCGACTTCTACAAACGACAGCAGACCTGGGAGCTCCGAGATCTGACAGAAGTGGATGCCAAAGATGCAAGCAAG gaaaatccagaatttgaCCTTCACTTTGAGAAGGTATACCGGTGGCTGGCCAGcagtacagcagaaaaaaattcCTTCATCTCCTGCATTTGGAAGCTGAATCAACGTTACTTGAGGAAGAAGGTGGAGTTTGTGAATGTCAGTTCTCAGCTGCTGGAAG AACTTCCTAAAGCGGAAG AATCTGTGCCGAGTGGAGAGAGCCAGAGTGTTGCCGGGGGCGATGAGGACGCTCTCGATGACTATCAGGAGCTGAGCACCCGTGAAGAGCAGGACATCGAGAGCATGATGGAGGTGTGCGAGTACGCCATCTCCAACGCTGAGGCTTTCGCAGAGCAGCTCTCCAAGGAGCTGCAGGTTCTAGATGGG GCCAATATCCAGTCCATCATGGCGTCAGAGAAGCAGGTCAACATCCTGATGCAGCTGCTGGATGAGGCGCTGTCTGAGGTGGACACCATTGAGGGGAAGCTGAGCAGCTATGAGGAGATGCTGCAGAGCGTCAAGGAGCAGATGGACCAGATCTCACAGAGCAACCGGCTCATCCAGATCAGCAACACCAACAACGGCAAACTGCTGGATGAGATCCAGTTCTTAGTG AACTACATGGATTTGTCAAAGGGACACATCAGAGCCTTGCAGGAGGGAGACCTGACCTCCCCTAAAGGTATTGAGGCCTGCATCAACGCTTCTGAAGCTCTTCTGCAGTGCATGAACGTGGCCCTCCGACCAG GCCATGATAAGCTGGCGGctgtgaaacagcagcagcacctaTTCACTGAGCTGAGAGATACGTTCGCTCGCCGCCTCACCAATCACCTCAACAATGTGTTTGTTCACCAG ttCAACCACTTCAGTCACTTCAAAATGACCATCCCTCAGTTCTATAGgtcctcctgtctgtcactTCCA GGCCATGACCAGAGCTCCACCTTGTCCCAGCACACAGCTGAGCTGACCTTGCCCAAACACAGCCCCCTCCACAGGGACCTACTGCGCTACGCCAAGCTGATGGAGTGGCTGAAGAACACCCACAGGGAGAAGTACGAGGGCCTCTCAAGG ACCTATGTTGACTATATGAGCAGACTGTATGAACGAGAAATCAAAGACTTCTTTGAGGTAGCCAAGATAAAGATGGCGGGCACAACCAAGGAGGCGAAGGGCAAGTTTG CCACACTTCCGCGGAAAGAGAGTGCACTCAAACAGGAAACCGAAA GCCTTCATGGCAGCTCTGGGAAGCTAACAGGCTCTACCTCAAGCCTGAACAAGCTTACAGTGCAGGGCTCCAACAGCCGGCGTTCCCAGTCCTCCTCACTGCTGGACATGGGCAACATGTCAGCCTCCGACCTAGACGTGGCTGATAGGACCAAGTTTGACAAG atattCGAGCAGGTTCTCAGTGAGCTGGAGCCTCTGTGTCTTGCAGAACAAGACTTCATCAGCAAGTTCTTTAAGCTGCAGCAGCACCCAACAGTTACACCCCCTCTGGCTCAG CCAGAAACAGAGGAATTAGATGGCAGCATGCCATCGAGAATGCCTCCCCAGGCAGAACACAGACACTCCCTGTCATCAGA GAAAGACATGGTGCGGTTGATGATGAACAAAATCTTCCAGAGCATCGAGACGGAGCTCAACAGCCTCATTGCTTTGGGTGACAAGATTGACAGCTTCAACTCTCTCTACATGCTGGTGAAGATGAGTCACCATGTTTGGACAGCTGAGAACGTTGACCCGGCCTCTTACCTCAGCACTACTTTAGGAAATGTGCTGGTCACTGTGAAGAGGAACTTTGACAAATGCATC tctgGCCAGATCAGACAGATGGAGGAAGTGAAGATTTCTAAGAAAAGCAAAGTTGGTATCCTGCCCTTTGTTACTGGGTTCGAGGAGTTTGCTGAACTGGCTGAAACAATCTTCCGTAACGCAGAGCGCCGAGGTGACCTGGATAAAGCTTATGTCAAACTCATCAGGGCTGTCTTCATGAACG TGGAGAAAGTAGCTAATGAAAGCCAGAAGACGCCACGGGACGTTGTGATGATGGAGAATTTCCACCACATCTTTTCCACACTGTCACGTCTAAAGATCTCCTGCCTCGACGCAGAGAGGCGAGAGGCcaagcacaaatacacagaccATCTGCAGTCCTATGTAATCAACTCTCTGGGCCAGCCTCTAGAAAAACTCAAT CATTTCTTTGAGGGAGTTGAGGCCCGTGTAGCCCAGGGTGTTCGTGAGGAGGAGGTGAGCTACCAGCTGGCCTTCAACAAACAAGAACTGCGCAAAGTTATCAAAGAGTACCCTGGCAAAGAGGTGAAAAAGGGACTTGACAACCTTTACAAAAAAGTGGACAAACATCTGTGTGAAGAGGAGAGTCTGCTACAG GTGGTGTGGCACTCCATGCAAGACGAGTTCATCCGTCAGTACAAGCACTTTGAAGATTTGATCGGCAGATGCTATCCTGGATCTGGAATCACCATGGAGTTTACCATTCAAGATATGTTGGAGTACTTCTCCAGCATTGCTCAGTCTCATTAG
- the exoc1 gene encoding exocyst complex component 1 isoform X6 has product MTAIKHALQRDIFTPNDERLLGIVNVCKAGKKKKNCFLCATVTTERPVQVKVVKVKKSDKGDFYKRQQTWELRDLTEVDAKDASKENPEFDLHFEKVYRWLASSTAEKNSFISCIWKLNQRYLRKKVEFVNVSSQLLEESVPSGESQSVAGGDEDALDDYQELSTREEQDIESMMEVCEYAISNAEAFAEQLSKELQVLDGANIQSIMASEKQVNILMQLLDEALSEVDTIEGKLSSYEEMLQSVKEQMDQISQSNRLIQISNTNNGKLLDEIQFLVNYMDLSKGHIRALQEGDLTSPKGIEACINASEALLQCMNVALRPGHDKLAAVKQQQHLFTELRDTFARRLTNHLNNVFVHQGHDQSSTLSQHTAELTLPKHSPLHRDLLRYAKLMEWLKNTHREKYEGLSRTYVDYMSRLYEREIKDFFEVAKIKMAGTTKEAKGKFGLHGSSGKLTGSTSSLNKLTVQGSNSRRSQSSSLLDMGNMSASDLDVADRTKFDKIFEQVLSELEPLCLAEQDFISKFFKLQQHPTVTPPLAQPETEELDGSMPSRMPPQAEHRHSLSSEKDMVRLMMNKIFQSIETELNSLIALGDKIDSFNSLYMLVKMSHHVWTAENVDPASYLSTTLGNVLVTVKRNFDKCISGQIRQMEEVKISKKSKVGILPFVTGFEEFAELAETIFRNAERRGDLDKAYVKLIRAVFMNVEKVANESQKTPRDVVMMENFHHIFSTLSRLKISCLDAERREAKHKYTDHLQSYVINSLGQPLEKLNHFFEGVEARVAQGVREEEVSYQLAFNKQELRKVIKEYPGKEVKKGLDNLYKKVDKHLCEEESLLQVVWHSMQDEFIRQYKHFEDLIGRCYPGSGITMEFTIQDMLEYFSSIAQSH; this is encoded by the exons ATGACAGCCATCAAGCACGCTCTCCAGAGGGACATCTTCACACCCAATGACGAGCGTCTCCTGGGCATCGTTAATGTCTGCAAGGcggggaagaaaaagaagaactgCTTCTTGTGTGCAACGG TCACCACAGAGAGACCCGTGCAAGTGAAAGTTGTTAAGGTGAAGAAATCTGACAAAGGCGACTTCTACAAACGACAGCAGACCTGGGAGCTCCGAGATCTGACAGAAGTGGATGCCAAAGATGCAAGCAAG gaaaatccagaatttgaCCTTCACTTTGAGAAGGTATACCGGTGGCTGGCCAGcagtacagcagaaaaaaattcCTTCATCTCCTGCATTTGGAAGCTGAATCAACGTTACTTGAGGAAGAAGGTGGAGTTTGTGAATGTCAGTTCTCAGCTGCTGGAAG AATCTGTGCCGAGTGGAGAGAGCCAGAGTGTTGCCGGGGGCGATGAGGACGCTCTCGATGACTATCAGGAGCTGAGCACCCGTGAAGAGCAGGACATCGAGAGCATGATGGAGGTGTGCGAGTACGCCATCTCCAACGCTGAGGCTTTCGCAGAGCAGCTCTCCAAGGAGCTGCAGGTTCTAGATGGG GCCAATATCCAGTCCATCATGGCGTCAGAGAAGCAGGTCAACATCCTGATGCAGCTGCTGGATGAGGCGCTGTCTGAGGTGGACACCATTGAGGGGAAGCTGAGCAGCTATGAGGAGATGCTGCAGAGCGTCAAGGAGCAGATGGACCAGATCTCACAGAGCAACCGGCTCATCCAGATCAGCAACACCAACAACGGCAAACTGCTGGATGAGATCCAGTTCTTAGTG AACTACATGGATTTGTCAAAGGGACACATCAGAGCCTTGCAGGAGGGAGACCTGACCTCCCCTAAAGGTATTGAGGCCTGCATCAACGCTTCTGAAGCTCTTCTGCAGTGCATGAACGTGGCCCTCCGACCAG GCCATGATAAGCTGGCGGctgtgaaacagcagcagcacctaTTCACTGAGCTGAGAGATACGTTCGCTCGCCGCCTCACCAATCACCTCAACAATGTGTTTGTTCACCAG GGCCATGACCAGAGCTCCACCTTGTCCCAGCACACAGCTGAGCTGACCTTGCCCAAACACAGCCCCCTCCACAGGGACCTACTGCGCTACGCCAAGCTGATGGAGTGGCTGAAGAACACCCACAGGGAGAAGTACGAGGGCCTCTCAAGG ACCTATGTTGACTATATGAGCAGACTGTATGAACGAGAAATCAAAGACTTCTTTGAGGTAGCCAAGATAAAGATGGCGGGCACAACCAAGGAGGCGAAGGGCAAGTTTG GCCTTCATGGCAGCTCTGGGAAGCTAACAGGCTCTACCTCAAGCCTGAACAAGCTTACAGTGCAGGGCTCCAACAGCCGGCGTTCCCAGTCCTCCTCACTGCTGGACATGGGCAACATGTCAGCCTCCGACCTAGACGTGGCTGATAGGACCAAGTTTGACAAG atattCGAGCAGGTTCTCAGTGAGCTGGAGCCTCTGTGTCTTGCAGAACAAGACTTCATCAGCAAGTTCTTTAAGCTGCAGCAGCACCCAACAGTTACACCCCCTCTGGCTCAG CCAGAAACAGAGGAATTAGATGGCAGCATGCCATCGAGAATGCCTCCCCAGGCAGAACACAGACACTCCCTGTCATCAGA GAAAGACATGGTGCGGTTGATGATGAACAAAATCTTCCAGAGCATCGAGACGGAGCTCAACAGCCTCATTGCTTTGGGTGACAAGATTGACAGCTTCAACTCTCTCTACATGCTGGTGAAGATGAGTCACCATGTTTGGACAGCTGAGAACGTTGACCCGGCCTCTTACCTCAGCACTACTTTAGGAAATGTGCTGGTCACTGTGAAGAGGAACTTTGACAAATGCATC tctgGCCAGATCAGACAGATGGAGGAAGTGAAGATTTCTAAGAAAAGCAAAGTTGGTATCCTGCCCTTTGTTACTGGGTTCGAGGAGTTTGCTGAACTGGCTGAAACAATCTTCCGTAACGCAGAGCGCCGAGGTGACCTGGATAAAGCTTATGTCAAACTCATCAGGGCTGTCTTCATGAACG TGGAGAAAGTAGCTAATGAAAGCCAGAAGACGCCACGGGACGTTGTGATGATGGAGAATTTCCACCACATCTTTTCCACACTGTCACGTCTAAAGATCTCCTGCCTCGACGCAGAGAGGCGAGAGGCcaagcacaaatacacagaccATCTGCAGTCCTATGTAATCAACTCTCTGGGCCAGCCTCTAGAAAAACTCAAT CATTTCTTTGAGGGAGTTGAGGCCCGTGTAGCCCAGGGTGTTCGTGAGGAGGAGGTGAGCTACCAGCTGGCCTTCAACAAACAAGAACTGCGCAAAGTTATCAAAGAGTACCCTGGCAAAGAGGTGAAAAAGGGACTTGACAACCTTTACAAAAAAGTGGACAAACATCTGTGTGAAGAGGAGAGTCTGCTACAG GTGGTGTGGCACTCCATGCAAGACGAGTTCATCCGTCAGTACAAGCACTTTGAAGATTTGATCGGCAGATGCTATCCTGGATCTGGAATCACCATGGAGTTTACCATTCAAGATATGTTGGAGTACTTCTCCAGCATTGCTCAGTCTCATTAG
- the exoc1 gene encoding exocyst complex component 1 isoform X3: MTAIKHALQRDIFTPNDERLLGIVNVCKAGKKKKNCFLCATVTTERPVQVKVVKVKKSDKGDFYKRQQTWELRDLTEVDAKDASKENPEFDLHFEKVYRWLASSTAEKNSFISCIWKLNQRYLRKKVEFVNVSSQLLEELPKAEESVPSGESQSVAGGDEDALDDYQELSTREEQDIESMMEVCEYAISNAEAFAEQLSKELQVLDGANIQSIMASEKQVNILMQLLDEALSEVDTIEGKLSSYEEMLQSVKEQMDQISQSNRLIQISNTNNGKLLDEIQFLVNYMDLSKGHIRALQEGDLTSPKGIEACINASEALLQCMNVALRPGHDKLAAVKQQQHLFTELRDTFARRLTNHLNNVFVHQFNHFSHFKMTIPQFYRSSCLSLPGHDQSSTLSQHTAELTLPKHSPLHRDLLRYAKLMEWLKNTHREKYEGLSRTYVDYMSRLYEREIKDFFEVAKIKMAGTTKEAKGKFGLHGSSGKLTGSTSSLNKLTVQGSNSRRSQSSSLLDMGNMSASDLDVADRTKFDKIFEQVLSELEPLCLAEQDFISKFFKLQQHPTVTPPLAQPETEELDGSMPSRMPPQAEHRHSLSSEKDMVRLMMNKIFQSIETELNSLIALGDKIDSFNSLYMLVKMSHHVWTAENVDPASYLSTTLGNVLVTVKRNFDKCISGQIRQMEEVKISKKSKVGILPFVTGFEEFAELAETIFRNAERRGDLDKAYVKLIRAVFMNVEKVANESQKTPRDVVMMENFHHIFSTLSRLKISCLDAERREAKHKYTDHLQSYVINSLGQPLEKLNHFFEGVEARVAQGVREEEVSYQLAFNKQELRKVIKEYPGKEVKKGLDNLYKKVDKHLCEEESLLQVVWHSMQDEFIRQYKHFEDLIGRCYPGSGITMEFTIQDMLEYFSSIAQSH; this comes from the exons ATGACAGCCATCAAGCACGCTCTCCAGAGGGACATCTTCACACCCAATGACGAGCGTCTCCTGGGCATCGTTAATGTCTGCAAGGcggggaagaaaaagaagaactgCTTCTTGTGTGCAACGG TCACCACAGAGAGACCCGTGCAAGTGAAAGTTGTTAAGGTGAAGAAATCTGACAAAGGCGACTTCTACAAACGACAGCAGACCTGGGAGCTCCGAGATCTGACAGAAGTGGATGCCAAAGATGCAAGCAAG gaaaatccagaatttgaCCTTCACTTTGAGAAGGTATACCGGTGGCTGGCCAGcagtacagcagaaaaaaattcCTTCATCTCCTGCATTTGGAAGCTGAATCAACGTTACTTGAGGAAGAAGGTGGAGTTTGTGAATGTCAGTTCTCAGCTGCTGGAAG AACTTCCTAAAGCGGAAG AATCTGTGCCGAGTGGAGAGAGCCAGAGTGTTGCCGGGGGCGATGAGGACGCTCTCGATGACTATCAGGAGCTGAGCACCCGTGAAGAGCAGGACATCGAGAGCATGATGGAGGTGTGCGAGTACGCCATCTCCAACGCTGAGGCTTTCGCAGAGCAGCTCTCCAAGGAGCTGCAGGTTCTAGATGGG GCCAATATCCAGTCCATCATGGCGTCAGAGAAGCAGGTCAACATCCTGATGCAGCTGCTGGATGAGGCGCTGTCTGAGGTGGACACCATTGAGGGGAAGCTGAGCAGCTATGAGGAGATGCTGCAGAGCGTCAAGGAGCAGATGGACCAGATCTCACAGAGCAACCGGCTCATCCAGATCAGCAACACCAACAACGGCAAACTGCTGGATGAGATCCAGTTCTTAGTG AACTACATGGATTTGTCAAAGGGACACATCAGAGCCTTGCAGGAGGGAGACCTGACCTCCCCTAAAGGTATTGAGGCCTGCATCAACGCTTCTGAAGCTCTTCTGCAGTGCATGAACGTGGCCCTCCGACCAG GCCATGATAAGCTGGCGGctgtgaaacagcagcagcacctaTTCACTGAGCTGAGAGATACGTTCGCTCGCCGCCTCACCAATCACCTCAACAATGTGTTTGTTCACCAG ttCAACCACTTCAGTCACTTCAAAATGACCATCCCTCAGTTCTATAGgtcctcctgtctgtcactTCCA GGCCATGACCAGAGCTCCACCTTGTCCCAGCACACAGCTGAGCTGACCTTGCCCAAACACAGCCCCCTCCACAGGGACCTACTGCGCTACGCCAAGCTGATGGAGTGGCTGAAGAACACCCACAGGGAGAAGTACGAGGGCCTCTCAAGG ACCTATGTTGACTATATGAGCAGACTGTATGAACGAGAAATCAAAGACTTCTTTGAGGTAGCCAAGATAAAGATGGCGGGCACAACCAAGGAGGCGAAGGGCAAGTTTG GCCTTCATGGCAGCTCTGGGAAGCTAACAGGCTCTACCTCAAGCCTGAACAAGCTTACAGTGCAGGGCTCCAACAGCCGGCGTTCCCAGTCCTCCTCACTGCTGGACATGGGCAACATGTCAGCCTCCGACCTAGACGTGGCTGATAGGACCAAGTTTGACAAG atattCGAGCAGGTTCTCAGTGAGCTGGAGCCTCTGTGTCTTGCAGAACAAGACTTCATCAGCAAGTTCTTTAAGCTGCAGCAGCACCCAACAGTTACACCCCCTCTGGCTCAG CCAGAAACAGAGGAATTAGATGGCAGCATGCCATCGAGAATGCCTCCCCAGGCAGAACACAGACACTCCCTGTCATCAGA GAAAGACATGGTGCGGTTGATGATGAACAAAATCTTCCAGAGCATCGAGACGGAGCTCAACAGCCTCATTGCTTTGGGTGACAAGATTGACAGCTTCAACTCTCTCTACATGCTGGTGAAGATGAGTCACCATGTTTGGACAGCTGAGAACGTTGACCCGGCCTCTTACCTCAGCACTACTTTAGGAAATGTGCTGGTCACTGTGAAGAGGAACTTTGACAAATGCATC tctgGCCAGATCAGACAGATGGAGGAAGTGAAGATTTCTAAGAAAAGCAAAGTTGGTATCCTGCCCTTTGTTACTGGGTTCGAGGAGTTTGCTGAACTGGCTGAAACAATCTTCCGTAACGCAGAGCGCCGAGGTGACCTGGATAAAGCTTATGTCAAACTCATCAGGGCTGTCTTCATGAACG TGGAGAAAGTAGCTAATGAAAGCCAGAAGACGCCACGGGACGTTGTGATGATGGAGAATTTCCACCACATCTTTTCCACACTGTCACGTCTAAAGATCTCCTGCCTCGACGCAGAGAGGCGAGAGGCcaagcacaaatacacagaccATCTGCAGTCCTATGTAATCAACTCTCTGGGCCAGCCTCTAGAAAAACTCAAT CATTTCTTTGAGGGAGTTGAGGCCCGTGTAGCCCAGGGTGTTCGTGAGGAGGAGGTGAGCTACCAGCTGGCCTTCAACAAACAAGAACTGCGCAAAGTTATCAAAGAGTACCCTGGCAAAGAGGTGAAAAAGGGACTTGACAACCTTTACAAAAAAGTGGACAAACATCTGTGTGAAGAGGAGAGTCTGCTACAG GTGGTGTGGCACTCCATGCAAGACGAGTTCATCCGTCAGTACAAGCACTTTGAAGATTTGATCGGCAGATGCTATCCTGGATCTGGAATCACCATGGAGTTTACCATTCAAGATATGTTGGAGTACTTCTCCAGCATTGCTCAGTCTCATTAG
- the exoc1 gene encoding exocyst complex component 1 isoform X4 yields the protein MTAIKHALQRDIFTPNDERLLGIVNVCKAGKKKKNCFLCATVTTERPVQVKVVKVKKSDKGDFYKRQQTWELRDLTEVDAKDASKENPEFDLHFEKVYRWLASSTAEKNSFISCIWKLNQRYLRKKVEFVNVSSQLLEELPKAEESVPSGESQSVAGGDEDALDDYQELSTREEQDIESMMEVCEYAISNAEAFAEQLSKELQVLDGANIQSIMASEKQVNILMQLLDEALSEVDTIEGKLSSYEEMLQSVKEQMDQISQSNRLIQISNTNNGKLLDEIQFLVNYMDLSKGHIRALQEGDLTSPKGIEACINASEALLQCMNVALRPGHDKLAAVKQQQHLFTELRDTFARRLTNHLNNVFVHQGHDQSSTLSQHTAELTLPKHSPLHRDLLRYAKLMEWLKNTHREKYEGLSRTYVDYMSRLYEREIKDFFEVAKIKMAGTTKEAKGKFATLPRKESALKQETESLHGSSGKLTGSTSSLNKLTVQGSNSRRSQSSSLLDMGNMSASDLDVADRTKFDKIFEQVLSELEPLCLAEQDFISKFFKLQQHPTVTPPLAQPETEELDGSMPSRMPPQAEHRHSLSSEKDMVRLMMNKIFQSIETELNSLIALGDKIDSFNSLYMLVKMSHHVWTAENVDPASYLSTTLGNVLVTVKRNFDKCISGQIRQMEEVKISKKSKVGILPFVTGFEEFAELAETIFRNAERRGDLDKAYVKLIRAVFMNVEKVANESQKTPRDVVMMENFHHIFSTLSRLKISCLDAERREAKHKYTDHLQSYVINSLGQPLEKLNHFFEGVEARVAQGVREEEVSYQLAFNKQELRKVIKEYPGKEVKKGLDNLYKKVDKHLCEEESLLQVVWHSMQDEFIRQYKHFEDLIGRCYPGSGITMEFTIQDMLEYFSSIAQSH from the exons ATGACAGCCATCAAGCACGCTCTCCAGAGGGACATCTTCACACCCAATGACGAGCGTCTCCTGGGCATCGTTAATGTCTGCAAGGcggggaagaaaaagaagaactgCTTCTTGTGTGCAACGG TCACCACAGAGAGACCCGTGCAAGTGAAAGTTGTTAAGGTGAAGAAATCTGACAAAGGCGACTTCTACAAACGACAGCAGACCTGGGAGCTCCGAGATCTGACAGAAGTGGATGCCAAAGATGCAAGCAAG gaaaatccagaatttgaCCTTCACTTTGAGAAGGTATACCGGTGGCTGGCCAGcagtacagcagaaaaaaattcCTTCATCTCCTGCATTTGGAAGCTGAATCAACGTTACTTGAGGAAGAAGGTGGAGTTTGTGAATGTCAGTTCTCAGCTGCTGGAAG AACTTCCTAAAGCGGAAG AATCTGTGCCGAGTGGAGAGAGCCAGAGTGTTGCCGGGGGCGATGAGGACGCTCTCGATGACTATCAGGAGCTGAGCACCCGTGAAGAGCAGGACATCGAGAGCATGATGGAGGTGTGCGAGTACGCCATCTCCAACGCTGAGGCTTTCGCAGAGCAGCTCTCCAAGGAGCTGCAGGTTCTAGATGGG GCCAATATCCAGTCCATCATGGCGTCAGAGAAGCAGGTCAACATCCTGATGCAGCTGCTGGATGAGGCGCTGTCTGAGGTGGACACCATTGAGGGGAAGCTGAGCAGCTATGAGGAGATGCTGCAGAGCGTCAAGGAGCAGATGGACCAGATCTCACAGAGCAACCGGCTCATCCAGATCAGCAACACCAACAACGGCAAACTGCTGGATGAGATCCAGTTCTTAGTG AACTACATGGATTTGTCAAAGGGACACATCAGAGCCTTGCAGGAGGGAGACCTGACCTCCCCTAAAGGTATTGAGGCCTGCATCAACGCTTCTGAAGCTCTTCTGCAGTGCATGAACGTGGCCCTCCGACCAG GCCATGATAAGCTGGCGGctgtgaaacagcagcagcacctaTTCACTGAGCTGAGAGATACGTTCGCTCGCCGCCTCACCAATCACCTCAACAATGTGTTTGTTCACCAG GGCCATGACCAGAGCTCCACCTTGTCCCAGCACACAGCTGAGCTGACCTTGCCCAAACACAGCCCCCTCCACAGGGACCTACTGCGCTACGCCAAGCTGATGGAGTGGCTGAAGAACACCCACAGGGAGAAGTACGAGGGCCTCTCAAGG ACCTATGTTGACTATATGAGCAGACTGTATGAACGAGAAATCAAAGACTTCTTTGAGGTAGCCAAGATAAAGATGGCGGGCACAACCAAGGAGGCGAAGGGCAAGTTTG CCACACTTCCGCGGAAAGAGAGTGCACTCAAACAGGAAACCGAAA GCCTTCATGGCAGCTCTGGGAAGCTAACAGGCTCTACCTCAAGCCTGAACAAGCTTACAGTGCAGGGCTCCAACAGCCGGCGTTCCCAGTCCTCCTCACTGCTGGACATGGGCAACATGTCAGCCTCCGACCTAGACGTGGCTGATAGGACCAAGTTTGACAAG atattCGAGCAGGTTCTCAGTGAGCTGGAGCCTCTGTGTCTTGCAGAACAAGACTTCATCAGCAAGTTCTTTAAGCTGCAGCAGCACCCAACAGTTACACCCCCTCTGGCTCAG CCAGAAACAGAGGAATTAGATGGCAGCATGCCATCGAGAATGCCTCCCCAGGCAGAACACAGACACTCCCTGTCATCAGA GAAAGACATGGTGCGGTTGATGATGAACAAAATCTTCCAGAGCATCGAGACGGAGCTCAACAGCCTCATTGCTTTGGGTGACAAGATTGACAGCTTCAACTCTCTCTACATGCTGGTGAAGATGAGTCACCATGTTTGGACAGCTGAGAACGTTGACCCGGCCTCTTACCTCAGCACTACTTTAGGAAATGTGCTGGTCACTGTGAAGAGGAACTTTGACAAATGCATC tctgGCCAGATCAGACAGATGGAGGAAGTGAAGATTTCTAAGAAAAGCAAAGTTGGTATCCTGCCCTTTGTTACTGGGTTCGAGGAGTTTGCTGAACTGGCTGAAACAATCTTCCGTAACGCAGAGCGCCGAGGTGACCTGGATAAAGCTTATGTCAAACTCATCAGGGCTGTCTTCATGAACG TGGAGAAAGTAGCTAATGAAAGCCAGAAGACGCCACGGGACGTTGTGATGATGGAGAATTTCCACCACATCTTTTCCACACTGTCACGTCTAAAGATCTCCTGCCTCGACGCAGAGAGGCGAGAGGCcaagcacaaatacacagaccATCTGCAGTCCTATGTAATCAACTCTCTGGGCCAGCCTCTAGAAAAACTCAAT CATTTCTTTGAGGGAGTTGAGGCCCGTGTAGCCCAGGGTGTTCGTGAGGAGGAGGTGAGCTACCAGCTGGCCTTCAACAAACAAGAACTGCGCAAAGTTATCAAAGAGTACCCTGGCAAAGAGGTGAAAAAGGGACTTGACAACCTTTACAAAAAAGTGGACAAACATCTGTGTGAAGAGGAGAGTCTGCTACAG GTGGTGTGGCACTCCATGCAAGACGAGTTCATCCGTCAGTACAAGCACTTTGAAGATTTGATCGGCAGATGCTATCCTGGATCTGGAATCACCATGGAGTTTACCATTCAAGATATGTTGGAGTACTTCTCCAGCATTGCTCAGTCTCATTAG